Proteins from one Hoplias malabaricus isolate fHopMal1 chromosome 2, fHopMal1.hap1, whole genome shotgun sequence genomic window:
- the LOC136677150 gene encoding keratin, type I cytoskeletal 19-like, giving the protein MDRSLTLSKKETTVQKQEESEKENSVRIIYLIVQALKVQGKCVELVGAGGTRGGVVAASFGGGFSSAGGAGGAGGGGAGFRTAASSLADGGFQSFAPNEKLELQTLNDRLAAYLDKVKKLELANHELEEKLRGFTANKVQVTYDFQAFQCQLQPLRDQIADFLKEISRLTLSIDNAGLAADDYRVKFENEATVRQTVEAEIAALKALKRDHELTTATLTQEYEILQKDRDVLQTTHKQEVQTLRGQMAGTLTVDVQAENSVDLSRRLSELRSEYENIVAKNRGEIEAWYSSSVRTRVKETAEITEVTVSGSAEITSSRSEILTLQTDLDALLLQKSQLEQRLVEVQGQKQTQLLTLSRLAANLEGELASVRENALQQAHDYQLLLSTKVQLEKEITSYKSLLEFSEDLSKFPGVSSSLSPSLVGKSAFTKVSLSGSISGEGMESKFWSSQAELGVQVKGDTHLGK; this is encoded by the exons ATGGACCGCTCATTAACCCTTTCCAAGAAAGAAACTACAGTGCAGAAGCAAgaggagagtgagaaagagaacagCGTGAGAATTATTTACCTCATAGTACAGGCCCTCAAGGTTCAAGGCAAATGTGTTGAGTTGG TTGGGGCTGGTGGAACTCGAGGAGGTGTTGTTGCTGCTAGTTTTGGTGGTGGCTTTTCTTCTGCAGGTGGTGCTGGTGGGGCTGGAGGAGGTGGTGCTGGTTTCCGGACTGCAGCAAGCTCTCTTGCTGATGGTGGTTTCCAGTCATTTGCTCCCAATGAAAAACTGGAGCTGCAGACCCTCAACGACCGTCTGGCTGCCTACCTGGACAAGGTGAAGAAACTGGAGCTCGCCAACCATGAGCTGGAGGAGAAGCTTCGGGGGTTCACGGCCAACAAGGTGCAAGTCACTTACGACTTCCAGGCCTTCCAGTGTCAACTTCAACCTCTGAGAGACCAG ATTGCTGATTTTCTGAAGGAGATCTCACGTCTCACTCTGTCCATTGATAACGCTGGACTGGCTGCTGATGACTACAGGGTCAA GTTTGAGAACGAAGCTACTGTGAGGCAGACGGTGGAGGCAGAAATTGCTGCTCTGAAAGCTCTGAAGAGAGATCATGAACTGACCACTGCTACTCTAACCCAGGAATATGAAATACTGCAGAAAGACAGAGATGTTCTCCagaccacacacaaacag GAGGTGCAGACTCTTCGTGGTCAAATGGCGGGAACGCTGACGGTGGATGTTCAAGCGGAGAACAGTGTGGATCTCTCTCGAAGACTGAGTGAACTTCGCTCTGAGTATGAAAACATTGTGGCGAAAAACCGTGGAGAGATCGAGGCCTGGTACAGTTCAAGTGTAAGAA CAAGGGTAAAGGAGACTGCGGAGATCACAGAAGTCACTGTGTCTGGGAGCGCAGAGATTACCTCAAGCCGAAGTGAGATCCTGACTCTCCAGACTGATCTGGACGCTCTGCTGCTTCAG AAGAGCCAGCTGGAGCAGCGTCTGGTGGAGGTTCAGGGGCAGAAACAGACCCAGTTGCTCACCTTAAGTCGGCTTGCTGCTAATCTGGAGGGGGAGCTGGCCTCAGTGCGAGAAAATGCTCTGCAGCAGGCTCATGATTACCAGCTCCTGCTCAGCACCAAAGTACAGCTGGAGAAAGAGATCACCAGCTACAAATCACTGCTGGAGTTCAGTGAAGATCTCTCGAAGTTCCCTGGTGTTTCATCATCTCTGAGCCCATCACTGGTTGGAAAATCTGCATTCACTAAGGTCTCTTTGTCTGGCAGCATCTCTGGAGAAGGTATGGAGTCTAAATTCTGGTCCTCTCAAGCTGAATTAGGTGTACAAGTGAAGGGAGACACACATCTAGGAAAGTAG
- the LOC136677158 gene encoding keratin, type I cytoskeletal 13-like, with the protein MDRSSILSKGPTVKKYKEGEEGNIMYSGAGGAGGGGAGFRTAASSLADGGFQPFAPNEKLELQTLNDRLAAYLDKVKKLELANHELEEKLRGFTANKVQVTYDFQAFQCQLQPLRDQIADFLKEISRLTLSIDNAGLAADDYRVKFENEATVRQTVEAEIAALKALKRDHELTTATLTQEYEILQKDRDVLQTTHKQEVQTLRGQMAGTLTVDVQAENSVDLSRRLSELRSEYENIVAKNHGEIEAWYSSSVRTRVKETAEITEVTVSGSAEITSSRSEILTLQTDLDALLLQKSQLEQRLVEVQGQKQTQLLTLSRLAANLEGELASVRENALQQAHDYQLLLSTKVQLEKEITSYKSLLEFSEDLTKFPGVSSSLSQSLVGKSAFTKVSLSGSISGEGGASAGGASTDVSSGGITVSSGSDDTKKETAVST; encoded by the exons ATGGATAGATCATCTATCCTTTCCAAAGGGCCTACAGTGAAGAAGTACAAAGAGGGCGAGGAAGGGAACATcatgtaca GTGGTGCTGGTGGGGCTGGAGGAGGTGGTGCTGGTTTCCGGACTGCAGCAAGCTCTCTTGCTGATGGTGGTTTCCAGCCATTCGCTCCCAATGAAAAACTGGAGCTGCAGACCCTCAACGACCGTCTGGCTGCCTACCTGGACAAGGTGAAGAAACTGGAGCTCGCCAACCATGAGCTGGAGGAGAAGCTTCGGGGGTTCACGGCCAACAAGGTGCAAGTCACTTACGACTTCCAGGCCTTCCAGTGTCAACTTCAACCTCTGAGAGACCAG ATTGCTGATTTTCTGAAGGAGATCTCACGTCTCACTCTGTCCATTGATAACGCTGGACTGGCTGCTGATGACTACAGGGTCAA GTTTGAGAACGAAGCTACTGTGAGGCAGACGGTGGAGGCAGAAATTGCTGCTCTGAAAGCTCTGAAGAGAGATCATGAACTGACCACTGCTACTCTAACCCAGGAATATGAAATACTGCAGAAAGACAGAGATGTTCTCCagaccacacacaaacag GAGGTGCAGACTCTTCGTGGTCAAATGGCGGGAACGCTGACGGTGGATGTTCAAGCGGAGAACAGTGTGGATCTCTCTCGAAGACTGAGTGAACTTCGCTCTGAGTATGAAAACATTGTGGCGAAAAACCATGGAGAGATCGAGGCCTGGTACAGTTCAAGTGTAAGAA CAAGGGTAAAGGAGACTGCGGAGATCACAGAAGTCACTGTGTCTGGGAGCGCAGAGATTACCTCAAGCCGAAGTGAGATCCTGACTCTCCAGACTGATCTGGACGCTCTGCTGCTTCAG AAGAGCCAGCTGGAGCAGCGTCTGGTGGAGGTTCAGGGGCAGAAACAGACCCAGTTGCTCACCTTAAGTCGGCTTGCTGCTAATCTGGAGGGGGAGCTGGCCTCAGTGCGAGAAAATGCTCTGCAGCAGGCTCATGATTACCAGCTCCTGCTCAGCACCAAAGTGCAGCTGGAGAAAGAGATCACCAGCTACAAATCACTGCTGGAGTTCAGTGAAGATCTCACGAAGTTCCCTGGTGTTTCATCATCTCTGAGCCAATCACTGGTTGGAAAATCTGCATTCACTAAGGTCTCTTTGTCTGGCAGCATCTCTGGAGAAG GTGGTGCTAGTGCAGGTGGCGCTTCGACTGATGTTTCTTCAGGCGGTATAACTGTTTCATCAGGAAGTGATGACACGAAAAAAG AAACAGCTGTGAGCACTTAA
- the soul5l gene encoding uncharacterized protein soul5l isoform X1 — MFCRFLRPFWFALVLGISLADRGVGWSNSSSSFCTESRECLQFELICRTDEYEVRHYSPTRWVSTDAEAYFMGVGAAMAFRRLYQYITGANEGGVEIEMTAPVLVKVPQEMHMWEPALYTLSFLLPSAFQHHSPTPSNDKLYFIDMPEMDVYVRSYGGWMLSKSSRLYAQLLITELNRINANYNHTHHYAVGYDSPLKLLNRHNEVWYVAEGEPVCNKTEKSTATEKTTDTETTTKTATEKTATEKTATTETTTETATEKTTGPEEYNATVKLLANEKPTDTRTEKSPDTKITTGSENTTTTTEETTDTYSKKHTYTDKVTDTEKTTDLSTAPSNSTTPVATV, encoded by the exons atgttctgtagGTTCCTCCGTCCTTTCTGGTTTGCGCTGGTGCTGGGGATCTCGCTGGCTGATAGAGGAGTGGG TTGGAGTAACTCCAGCAGTAGTTTCTGTACCGAATCCAGAGAGTGTCTTCAGTTTGAGCTGATCTGCAGAACAGACGAGTATGAg gtgcgTCACTACTCTCCGACCCGCTGGGTGTCCACGGATGCTGAAGCCTACTTTATGGGCGTTGGAGCAGCCATGGCCTTTAGACGCCTCTACCAGTACATCACCGGAGCGAAcgaaggag gTGTTGAGATAGAGATGACCGCTCCAGTTCTGGTTAAAGTTCCACAGGAGATGCACATGTGGGAACCAGCTCTTTACACTCTCAGCTTCCTTCTGCCTTCAGCTTTCCAACATCATTCACCAACTCCTAGCAATGATAag cTGTATTTCATAGATATGCCGGAGATGGATGTGTATGTGAGGAGTTATGGGGGCTGGATGCTGTCAAAATCCTCCAGACTATATGCCCAACTGTTAATCACAGAGCTTAACAGGATTAATGCTAACtacaaccacacacaccactacgCTGTGGGCTAtgacag tccTCTAAAACTGTTGAACAGACATAATGAGGTGTGGTACGTTGCTGAGGGTGAGCCTGTGTGCAACAAAACTGAGAAATCCACTGCTACTGAGAAAACTACTGATACTGAAACAACTACCAAAACTGCTACTGAGAAAACTGCTACTGAGAAAACTGCTACTACTGAAACAACTACTGAAACTGCTACTGAAAAAACTACTGGTCCTGAGGAATATAATGCTACAGTCAAACTTCTCGCCAATGAAAAACCTACTGATACTAGAACTGAGAAGTCTCCTGATACTAAAATAACTACTGGTTCTGAGaatacaactactactactgagGAAACTACTGACACCTACAGTAAGAAACATACTTACACTGACAAAGTTACTGATACTGAAAAAACTACTGATTTATCTACTGCTCCCAGTAACAGTACAACACCTGTGGCTACTGTTTAA
- the soul5l gene encoding uncharacterized protein soul5l isoform X2 — MFLRPFWFALVLGISLADRGVGWSNSSSSFCTESRECLQFELICRTDEYEVRHYSPTRWVSTDAEAYFMGVGAAMAFRRLYQYITGANEGGVEIEMTAPVLVKVPQEMHMWEPALYTLSFLLPSAFQHHSPTPSNDKLYFIDMPEMDVYVRSYGGWMLSKSSRLYAQLLITELNRINANYNHTHHYAVGYDSPLKLLNRHNEVWYVAEGEPVCNKTEKSTATEKTTDTETTTKTATEKTATEKTATTETTTETATEKTTGPEEYNATVKLLANEKPTDTRTEKSPDTKITTGSENTTTTTEETTDTYSKKHTYTDKVTDTEKTTDLSTAPSNSTTPVATV; from the exons AT GTTCCTCCGTCCTTTCTGGTTTGCGCTGGTGCTGGGGATCTCGCTGGCTGATAGAGGAGTGGG TTGGAGTAACTCCAGCAGTAGTTTCTGTACCGAATCCAGAGAGTGTCTTCAGTTTGAGCTGATCTGCAGAACAGACGAGTATGAg gtgcgTCACTACTCTCCGACCCGCTGGGTGTCCACGGATGCTGAAGCCTACTTTATGGGCGTTGGAGCAGCCATGGCCTTTAGACGCCTCTACCAGTACATCACCGGAGCGAAcgaaggag gTGTTGAGATAGAGATGACCGCTCCAGTTCTGGTTAAAGTTCCACAGGAGATGCACATGTGGGAACCAGCTCTTTACACTCTCAGCTTCCTTCTGCCTTCAGCTTTCCAACATCATTCACCAACTCCTAGCAATGATAag cTGTATTTCATAGATATGCCGGAGATGGATGTGTATGTGAGGAGTTATGGGGGCTGGATGCTGTCAAAATCCTCCAGACTATATGCCCAACTGTTAATCACAGAGCTTAACAGGATTAATGCTAACtacaaccacacacaccactacgCTGTGGGCTAtgacag tccTCTAAAACTGTTGAACAGACATAATGAGGTGTGGTACGTTGCTGAGGGTGAGCCTGTGTGCAACAAAACTGAGAAATCCACTGCTACTGAGAAAACTACTGATACTGAAACAACTACCAAAACTGCTACTGAGAAAACTGCTACTGAGAAAACTGCTACTACTGAAACAACTACTGAAACTGCTACTGAAAAAACTACTGGTCCTGAGGAATATAATGCTACAGTCAAACTTCTCGCCAATGAAAAACCTACTGATACTAGAACTGAGAAGTCTCCTGATACTAAAATAACTACTGGTTCTGAGaatacaactactactactgagGAAACTACTGACACCTACAGTAAGAAACATACTTACACTGACAAAGTTACTGATACTGAAAAAACTACTGATTTATCTACTGCTCCCAGTAACAGTACAACACCTGTGGCTACTGTTTAA